The Oculatellaceae cyanobacterium region GATTATGGCAGCAATTCTAGAGGCAATTATCACAGCTAATTGGCTGAAAAATGAAAAGCCAGAAGAAATTGCCAGGATAATTAAAATTGACCGCTATTTCTTAATTGCTAATTCGATGGTTTTGGCGGGAGGGATTGGGTTGTTGATGATATTGAGTTAATTCAAGCAGATGCAAAGATATTTAAGAGTATTAAAACTATTTTGGAGTGCTGCGATCGCAGCCGAACTCGAATATCGAGTAAACTTTGTCTTAGCTGCCATCAGCAGCTTAGGTAATTTAGCTGGTAGCTTATTCGGTGTATCTCTGTTTTACCGCAACGGCTACACCTTTGAAGGATGGTCTTGGAATGAAGCATTGATAGTTTTAGGAATATTTACTTTACTTCAGGGGTTTTCCGCTACTTTCCTAGCACCCAACCTCAACCATATTGTCGATCATATCCAGAAAGGAACCCTGGATTTTATACTCCTTAAACCAATTAGTAGTCAATTTTGGCTTTCTACTCGTACCCTTTCACCTTGGGGACTACCAGATATATTTTTTGGATTAATATTAATTGGTTACGCAGGTAAAAACCTGCAATTACCAACAAGCGGGTATATCCTCAGCGCAGTACCCCTATTTTTTGGGCTTGTAATTTTGTATAGCCTATGGTTTATTCTGGGAGCAACTAGCGTCTGGTTTGTCAAAATTTACAACGTTACCGAAGTTCTGAGAGGTTTCATCGAAGCTGGTCGATATCCAATGGTGGCATATCCTGCGGCTTACCGCTTCTTTTTTACTTTTATAGTTCCAGTAGCATTTTTAACAACTGTACCCGCAGAAGCAATGCTTGGACGAGTTCAAATTAATTGGCTAATTGGTGCTGGGATGTTAGCAATAGTTCTGCTGTTTTTTGCGCGGTTATTTTGGAGGTTTGCTCTGCGATTTTATACCAGTGCTTCTAGTTAAAAAGCTAAATTAATTATTTTTTATTAATTTAAAAAGCAGCATTAAAAAATGCTCAAGAAGTTTTAGAACTTTTGATTGAGGAATATCAACAATATGGCATAGTTTTACCACAGCCTAAACCATTCAATGATTTGGTTGGTGTAGCTTAAAACACAATAAATCAGAATGCGATAGCGATCGCGCTGGCTTGTCAGTTCGCATCTAGATAGATAATATAGCAAATATCTTTTGGAAATACGTCCACGCTGGAATGTATACACTAGAGTAAGTTTAAACAGACTTAGCTACTCTCAAAAGTTTTCCGCTAAAGGTTGTGCCGATGGCTGACTTAATGGAAGAAGCAGTTAATATAGCCGTAACTTATGAGATTTCTGCTTATGATGCCTCTTATGTTGCCCTTGCTCACAGAGTTTCTGCACCTTTATTAACTTTAGACAAAAGGCTAGTCAATACTTTAGCAACTGCGCCCTATGATGTGCGTTTGTTTACTAACTTTTCTATCCCACCGTTACCCTAAAGTAGCTTTTAATTGATATCTTCCACCCTCACAAATTTAACTAAACTCACCCTCAGACAGACGCAGATCTATTTAGATACATTTAATCAATTTAAAGGAGACGAAAGCATTAACAAATAAAGTGAGACTAAATAGTGGAAACAACACAGCTTGGAAACACTAATATTACAATCAGTGCTATAGGTCTTGGTGGAATGCCAATGTCCTTAAATAGCAGACCTCCAGAGTCAGAAGCCATTAAAGTTATCCACCGCGCCCTTGAATTAGGTATCACCTTTATTGATACGGCTGACTCTTACTGCAAAGATGAGTCAGAAAAACACCACAATGAAAAACTGATTGCTAAAGCACTTAAAGAGTATCAAGGGGATACTAGCAACATTATTGTTGCAACTAAAGGTGGCTTAATGCGACCTAATGGAACTTGGACACGCAATGGTAATCCCGCTCATTTACGCCAAACTATCCGCGAAAGTTTTGAAGCCTTCGGCGGAGAAAAACCGATAGATCTTTGGCAATATCACGCACCCGATCCTGATTACAAAATTGAGGAATCATTAAAACCTACGAAAGAAGCTGTAGATGCAGGAATGATTCGCTTTATCGGTGTTTCCAACTTTTCTGTGGAACAAATTAAACGCGCCCGTGATGTTGTCAATATTGTATCTGTGCAGAATCAGTACAATCCCTGGTATCGACAACCTGAAACTGACGGCGTATTAAAGTATTGTGAGCAAGAAAAACTGACTTTTATCCCTTGGAGTCCGTTAGGTGGAAGTCGTCGTGTCAGTAAATTAGAAGAAATAAATGCGATCGCACAACTAGCAAAAGAAAAAAAGGTATCCGTTTACCAAATTGTACTTGCATGGTTACGAGCTAAATCACCTGCGATCGTACCTATCCCTGGTGCAAGCAAAGTATCAAGTATCGAAAATTCAGTTCAAGCTATCAACGTAAAACTATCTCACGAAGAAGTAAACCGCATTGATGCCGAAACAGCTTAGTTAGACAAACTTACTTGCTGCCCCTCCTTGTAGACACCGGAGGGGTTGGCAAGGTCATCAATAAGCGTCTTGCAACTCGTAGAAGTCAGGCGAGACATAATCCTTACGCAAAGGATAACCAACCCAATCTTCTGGCATTAATAACCGCTTGAGATTAGGATGTCCTTCATAGACAATCCCATACATATCAAAAGATTCCCGCTCTTGCCAGTCAGCACTCTTCCAAATCCAGTAAACTGAAGGCACTTTGGGATCTTCCCTGGGCAAGAACACTTTCACCCGCACTTCTTCAGGACGATCAGCATTATCACTCAGCTTAATTAAATGATAAAAGCTAACTAAATCGTCCCCAGGGCCAACATCATAACCACCTTGACATTGCAGGTAATTAAAGCCGTAAGCATAAAGTGCTGTAGAAATTGGAATTAAAAAATCCGGATCAACTTTAATAATCTCTACACCCAAGTGGTCGCGTTCTAAAGCTTCATGCTCAAAACCATTTTCTGTTAACCAGCGAGAAACCTTGCCTGCTTCAATTATTTGGGATGCCTCAGCATTTGCTGTATTTTCAGCATTTGCTGGTTTAAATTCTTCAGCCACGACTTACCTCCTGTTTTCCTGAAGTTAACAAAGCAGGTGGTACTGGCATACCCATCGCTTCTGTTAATTCCTGCGGTGGCGTTTCGCGGGTTCCAGTTTGTAAATATTTACCTGTCAAAATTTCCGGTACAGGTTTCATCTTATGAGTTGTGCTGTAATACCGATGCTGTTGGACAAGTTGACCACGTTCCTGCATGGATTCATTAGCTACTTTCTTACGCAGCTTAATAATCGCATCCATGATTGCCTCTGGGCGAGGAGGACAACCTGGGAGGTAAATATCAACAGGAATCAGCTTATCAACACCTCGAACTGCCGTTGGGGAGTCAACAGTGAACATCCCACCAGTAATCGTACAAGCTCCCATTGCGATCACATACTTAGGTTCTGGCATTTGTTCGTATAGACGAACCAATGCTGGAGCCATTTTCATCGTGATTGTGCCTGCTGTAACCAGTAAATCTGCTTGTCTAGTACTAGCACGAGGCACTAAACCAAATCTGTCAAAGTCAAACCGTGAACCAATCATCGCTGCAAACTCAATAAAGCAGCAAGCGGTTCCAAACATCAAGGGCCACAAGCTCGAAAGTCTAGACCAGTTGTAGAGGTCATCAACCGTCGTTAAAATGACGTTTTCAGAAAGTTCTTGAGTTACTTGAGGGCGATCAATTGGATTGATAATTCGCGCCTGCTGTTCAAATCCAGAGTCAGCAGTTGTGGTGTTATTCATGACCATTCCAGCGCTCCTTTGCGCCACGCATAAACAAGAGCAACTACAAGAATTGCAATAAATACCAAGGCTTCAATAAAAGCCAGTAATCCCAGGCGATTAAACGCGACAGCCCAAGGATAAAGGAAAACAGTTTCAACATCAAAAATTACAAAAACTAATGCGAACATATAGTATCTGATGTTGAACTGAATCCAAGCCCCGCCAATCGGTTCCATGCCGGATTCGTAGGTAGTACGTCGCTCTGGGCCAGAACCTTTAGACCGCAGCAGCTTCGAGGCAGCTAGCGCGAGAAAAGGAACTGAACTGCAAGCTAGCAGGAAACCTAGAAAATACTCATAGCCACTCAGAACAAACACGATATGTTACTACTACTCAGGCTAAAGGACTTATGTTCGTACTTCTTTACATTATATGCAGTAGGCTCTCAAGAGCGAGAATCGCCAAACGCCTCTCTAGTTTTAAAGAATTTAACCCATTGATAATTTGAGACAGTAGAAGACAGTTTATTAAAAAATCAACATTCATGTCATAATTTGTAACAGAGATTTTAAGATTGGCTTCTCAATTCCTGCGGTGAGCAATGAGTAATCCAGCCGTTGAGCCTAAAGAGTTAGATCAGTACGAATGTCGAGCTTGTGGCTATACTTACGAACCGGAAAAAGGCGATAGCAAGAATAATATTCCACCTGGAACGACGTTTGATGAATTGCCCTTAAACTGGCGCTGTCCGGTTTGTGGGGCTAAAACTACGGCGTTTCAAAACCTGGGGCCTGTGGGTTCACCTTCTGGTTTTAAGGAAAATCTGAACTATGGCTTAGGTGTCAACCGTTTAACGCCTGCTCAAAAAAATCTCTTGATTTTTGGGGCGTTGGGTTTAGGTGTTTTGTTCTTTCTAAGTCTCTACGGTTTGCAGTAATACCCAGTTGGCGGTTTTTCTGCCTGGAAGTAAGCTGTTGTTTACGCTATAAGCTACAAACGTTTCTAACCAGGTATGCTGATCGACATATCTTATCTATATGCTTTAACTAGCTATTAGCTGCAAACAGTTATCCATGTGATGTCAATTGTGAGATTTTTGAAACAAATTTTAATATTACTGGCGATCGCGGTTCTTGCTGCCAGTTGTAGTCAAGTGGCATCTTTAACTAAGAGTCCTTGGCAAATCATTAACGTCCCCACGCAAGCTACCTTGGTGGATATCGCCTTTACAGCAGATTCTAATCATGGATGGTTAGTGGGGAGTGACTCCACACTTGTAGAAACAACTGATGGAGGTAAAACCTGGAAGGTTCGCAATCTTGATGTAGATAATCAAAATTACCGCTTGTCTTCAGTAAGTTTTGTAGGTGATGAAGGGTGGGTTACCGGAGATCCGGCGATTTTGCTGCATACAACAGATGGCGGTAAATCTTGGTCACGTATTCCACTGAGTAATAAGTTACCTGGTGCGCCTAACACCATCTTGGCGCTTGCACCTAACTCAGCAGAGATGACTACTAACGTTGGTGCTATTTACCGGACATCTGATGGCGGTAAAACTTGGCAAGCTTTAGTACAAGATGCTTTGGGGGTAGTTCGCAATATTTCTCGCTCTCCAGATGGTAAATATGTAGCGGTGTCTGCTAAAGGTAATTTCTACTCTACCTGGGAACCAGGTTTAGATGCCTGGGTAGGTCATAATCGCAATAGTTCCCGTCGTGTGCAGAATATGGGATTTACCCAAGATGGTCGCCTGTGGATGCTAGCGCGGGGCGGTCAGGTGCAATTTAGCAACC contains the following coding sequences:
- a CDS encoding photosynthesis system II assembly factor Ycf48, translating into MSIVRFLKQILILLAIAVLAASCSQVASLTKSPWQIINVPTQATLVDIAFTADSNHGWLVGSDSTLVETTDGGKTWKVRNLDVDNQNYRLSSVSFVGDEGWVTGDPAILLHTTDGGKSWSRIPLSNKLPGAPNTILALAPNSAEMTTNVGAIYRTSDGGKTWQALVQDALGVVRNISRSPDGKYVAVSAKGNFYSTWEPGLDAWVGHNRNSSRRVQNMGFTQDGRLWMLARGGQVQFSNPDDIESWDEVQYPEMSTSWGLLDLAYRTPDEIWLAGGSGNLLCSLDGGKTWQKDREVEDVPSNLYKIVFVTPEQGFIIGQRGILLKYQGSPQSA
- the ndhK gene encoding photosynthetic/respiratory NAD(P)H-quinone oxidoreductase subunit K, yielding MVMNNTTTADSGFEQQARIINPIDRPQVTQELSENVILTTVDDLYNWSRLSSLWPLMFGTACCFIEFAAMIGSRFDFDRFGLVPRASTRQADLLVTAGTITMKMAPALVRLYEQMPEPKYVIAMGACTITGGMFTVDSPTAVRGVDKLIPVDIYLPGCPPRPEAIMDAIIKLRKKVANESMQERGQLVQQHRYYSTTHKMKPVPEILTGKYLQTGTRETPPQELTEAMGMPVPPALLTSGKQEVSRG
- the ndhC gene encoding photosynthetic/respiratory NAD(P)H-quinone oxidoreductase subunit C translates to MFVLSGYEYFLGFLLACSSVPFLALAASKLLRSKGSGPERRTTYESGMEPIGGAWIQFNIRYYMFALVFVIFDVETVFLYPWAVAFNRLGLLAFIEALVFIAILVVALVYAWRKGALEWS
- a CDS encoding aldo/keto reductase, with translation METTQLGNTNITISAIGLGGMPMSLNSRPPESEAIKVIHRALELGITFIDTADSYCKDESEKHHNEKLIAKALKEYQGDTSNIIVATKGGLMRPNGTWTRNGNPAHLRQTIRESFEAFGGEKPIDLWQYHAPDPDYKIEESLKPTKEAVDAGMIRFIGVSNFSVEQIKRARDVVNIVSVQNQYNPWYRQPETDGVLKYCEQEKLTFIPWSPLGGSRRVSKLEEINAIAQLAKEKKVSVYQIVLAWLRAKSPAIVPIPGASKVSSIENSVQAINVKLSHEEVNRIDAETA
- a CDS encoding NAD(P)H-quinone oxidoreductase subunit J, with protein sequence MAEEFKPANAENTANAEASQIIEAGKVSRWLTENGFEHEALERDHLGVEIIKVDPDFLIPISTALYAYGFNYLQCQGGYDVGPGDDLVSFYHLIKLSDNADRPEEVRVKVFLPREDPKVPSVYWIWKSADWQERESFDMYGIVYEGHPNLKRLLMPEDWVGYPLRKDYVSPDFYELQDAY
- a CDS encoding ABC transporter permease; the protein is MQRYLRVLKLFWSAAIAAELEYRVNFVLAAISSLGNLAGSLFGVSLFYRNGYTFEGWSWNEALIVLGIFTLLQGFSATFLAPNLNHIVDHIQKGTLDFILLKPISSQFWLSTRTLSPWGLPDIFFGLILIGYAGKNLQLPTSGYILSAVPLFFGLVILYSLWFILGATSVWFVKIYNVTEVLRGFIEAGRYPMVAYPAAYRFFFTFIVPVAFLTTVPAEAMLGRVQINWLIGAGMLAIVLLFFARLFWRFALRFYTSASS
- a CDS encoding rubredoxin, which encodes MSNPAVEPKELDQYECRACGYTYEPEKGDSKNNIPPGTTFDELPLNWRCPVCGAKTTAFQNLGPVGSPSGFKENLNYGLGVNRLTPAQKNLLIFGALGLGVLFFLSLYGLQ